TTTCATACTCGCGTTCAACACAAATCTTTGCAAGAGTTTTTAGAAAACCCATTCCTAAACCTTTACCGCGATGGGCAGGATCAACATAGAGATCTTCTAAATACAGACCTGGCTTTCCAAGCCATGTTGAGTAATTCAAGAACCAAATTGCAATACCAATTACTTCACCATCAACTTCGGCAACATGGCAGAAAGCGCTTGGCTTGTCACCAAAGATTGTTTCTTCAATTTGTTGCAACGTTGCCTTTGCCTCCAGTGGGGCTTTTTCATACTCAGCTAAATCTTTAATGAGTTGCAGGATGCGTGGAGCATCTTGCTTTATAGCAACGCGGATCATGCGGGCAGTCTATATCGCTTGCGGGGGATAGCTTCTATAAGTAAATCAGCCTGCAGAGTTTTAAGGGCTTTCTCTACTTGTGACTCATCTGGCCAGAGTTTTTTGATTGCGTTCTCAGTTAACGATTCATTCTCACGCAGAGCTTGAACGATTGTGCCACGGCACTTTCTATCGGTGCCATGCCAGTCTTGAGATTTACGCACTAGATCAGTTTTTGGATAACCATTCTTGCGCCAATTACATTGGCCAATAACTGGGCACTGCTCACAGATAGGGTTTTTAGATGTGCAGACGAGTGCACCAAGTTCCATTGTTGCAGCAGCCCATATGTGAGCATTCTTTGGAGGTTGAAGAGCAAGGCGCGAAGCTCTCTCTCTAGTTGTTGGTGCAGGCTTTGGATGTTCATTTCCATCAACGATGCGGGTTAACAACCGTCTGATGTTCACATCC
This DNA window, taken from Candidatus Planktophila vernalis, encodes the following:
- a CDS encoding GNAT family N-acetyltransferase, whose product is MIRVAIKQDAPRILQLIKDLAEYEKAPLEAKATLQQIEETIFGDKPSAFCHVAEVDGEVIGIAIWFLNYSTWLGKPGLYLEDLYVDPAHRGKGLGMGFLKTLAKICVEREYERFQWWVLDWNEPSIELYKSIGAVAMDEWTVFRLSGDSLKNFAGNA
- a CDS encoding A/G-specific adenine glycosylase; translated protein: MNQLEKPIVSWFKKNKRNLPWRNTTPWGVMVSEYMLQQTPVNRVLPKWDEWMKRWPTPKDLAKASPAEVITAWGRLGYPRRALRLHAAAQIIAEDFNNEVPEDPAILQTLPGIGEYTAAAIGAFAFEKQTLVMDVNIRRLLTRIVDGNEHPKPAPTTRERASRLALQPPKNAHIWAAATMELGALVCTSKNPICEQCPVIGQCNWRKNGYPKTDLVRKSQDWHGTDRKCRGTIVQALRENESLTENAIKKLWPDESQVEKALKTLQADLLIEAIPRKRYRLPA